The sequence GCCAAGGCTAGTTCTGTCTAGATGGGAAATCAGAGCCCAAAGATAAAGCTCAGTCAGCTGGAATATGCCTACCTCATATTAGTGCAAACCTATGCTCTATGGCTTGCAGTGACTTAAAAGGATAAGCAAACCTTGTAACAGTAAAGTGCAGCAAAGAGGTCTATGTAGAAAATTACATAATTCTTTAAGTCGATGAGTTCCAGATTAATAAAACATGCTGACCAAGCCAGATTGTGACCCTTGTCGTGCAGGGAAAGTCCTTCCTTTCAGGAATTTCACACTCATACTTTTTTGGGGTTGATTTCTTTCTGGCCATTTCTTGTTTTAATGGCCTTTTTGGGGCCACTGATCAGTGGGTTGGTGTTCTTGGTTTGCGGTTTCAGGGCTCCACTCTGACCACTGCGTCCCGAATTCTGGCTCTTACTGCGCGCAGTTCGCCGCTTCTGTTCTTGCAGTCTCTGTTCCCACCGCTGTAGAAACACAGAAGACAAAGAGGATGAGTTAGGGAAGGACATAATCACAAATAATTACATCCTAATCAAAGCTATCCAGAACCACTGATGCTAGTGCTACCTTTAACAGCCTCATGCTCTATATTGCAAGGCCATTGATGTCAGCATGTAATGGCTATCTGCAGGGAGTGTGTTCTAGGTTAGAGGGACACCAGTTGATGGAAATGACAATTGCCCATCTCATGTGCATGCTGCCCGTGAGTGCCCTCTCAGAAATAGAGGGGAGCTGGCATCATGCCATCAAAAAGTCAGGACCAGCACATTGGAGCTCCTTCTTAAGGCCCTTCCttgctgtcctgctggatgtGCTACTTGACTTTTCCTCAGAAAAGTCTACAGGAATCAAACCATCCATTCACAATATGCATTTATGCACACAGTCACAAGGGGAGCTAGCATTTactttctgcttctgcttttccctgggagGCAGGAACAAGCTTATGCTATGGAAAGGCAATAGCAATGATCACAGTGAAACCACAGTGTTGAGAGTTGCAATAGCATGGTTTGAATAACGCACCTGCAGCTTTGTTCAGCAGCATCCCCaagaaattttgaaaagcaCTGATAACAGCTGTCAGATTTTCATATCCAATAATGCAGTTGTTACAAAATAGGTTTTTACAGTTAAGTTTGACTGGTCAACTCTCCAAAACATGGAGGGATCCATAAAACAGCAACAGAGGCTGCAGACTTTCACCTCTAGGAACAGAAATACCTACTTTAAGGAAAACAAGGTAGGCAGTAGAACCCAGAAAGGATCTCACCTCTCCCCTCTATTATCTTTCCCTTCTGCAATTGCTAAAGGCAGCAGATTTACCCAGTGATCAGAGCAAGAGAAATGTTCTCCAGCTTGCCTATTCAATATCTCTGCACTGACTTTGTTGCAGCTCAGACTCTTGTCCTGGCTACAGAAAAAGACCAGCAATGTTGTGGTTATGTTAACAATAGTCTTCTGTGGTTGACAGACAGCTCAAAACATCCATTGTAAGTGGTAACTCTACACAAAATGTGGATGCAAATTTTCAGAGATGAATGATGAGCATTAAAATTAAGCCACTGTGATACCTAGATTCATACCGGCTCTGTGTGGTCAGAGTTATTTTATTCATGtttataaaaccaaaaccatcagCAGACATTTAGTTGTATCCCACTCAAGTATGTTTAAATGAGGATTTAGTTTCTGAAACTATTAATATGAGAGGAAATTACATGTGCTTTGAAGGACATTTTTTTTGGCAGTCATGCATCTATTTGACAATCTGAAAACTAATGCCCAAACATGATTCAAGACACAATTAGAAATGACAAAACAGTGTGAGGAGGTGACTAAAACACTATGTGTGCCAGCAACAGGCCATTAAGTTGACAGCTAAAGGATTTCAGGAATCCAAGTCATATGTCAATATTCTTCTAAATCCCACATGGCATCCTCTGCAACTgccatgtatttattttttaaagatttaaagcatgttttcttttccacacATAGGTTTCAGATGAGTAAGGGAAGAGGGTAGGAGAGAAGCATTGAATGCAATTTCCTGAAAGAAGCTGGTTTGTAATCTAAAAGCTTTTTCTTATGGATTCctacatttcttttcctcctctctatCAACTGCCAATCAACTCACAATTAAAACACACATGTATGTCCTTAAACATACATGTATGTCCTTAATGCTCTGAAAACCTTTCTGAattccaaaaataattttcttccatgtTTAAAACTGGGAGGAAGAATCAGACCTTCTCTCAATGCATCCTTCCTTTACATTAAAAAGAGGAGTTTAAAAGCAGAGAGTGATATCAAGTGCTATCCTGAAGCCACAAAAAGCAGGGGCATCTGCTGTGCCTGCCACCCATGTCTCTATACTAAAGACTTTTCCTCCCAGTGTTTCCTGAATCCAGAGAGACAATGCTCAATCCCTTGGGTGGGTCTTAGTAGGGAGTACTTGGTGAGAAGTCTGTGTCTCCACCCTGTAATCTTTAATGCAGCAAAAAAACATTAATCCAGTGCAGAGGATTTTAACTTCCTTTCTCAACTAATGTGGGCTATGTACTCATCTGCATATCACCTTCACTTTCATATCTTCACTCCTTGTGGTAgcagggaaatgaaagaaattccTAGAGACATCACTGTAAGAAACCAGAGTTCATACAAAGATCCTCCCACAGgataaaattaaagagaaataaaattttagagaCACTAAACCACAAAATTAAAGTATTCAAATTTTCACTTATACTTGGGTAACTATGAGGGCTGAAAATGTTCAAGTGAAAATAATGACATCCAGTGGAGTTACAGATATCTGAAAGTCATCAAAGTTAATCTGAATAATACTGAAGTGAAACAAAGATGTTTAACTTTTTATCAAGAACCTCAgcattctttgctttttgtatTTACCTTAAATCTTCTGTTTAGTTGGTCCTTCCATTTTTCAACTAGACACCCATCAAGAAGCATCAACCTGAAATTAAGAAATACACACAAATTATAGGTGTTTCTAATTATAATTCCTGAGATGTCATTCCAGATGATTTGATACAGATTGGGGTTGAAATGCACCCACAGGTACTGGTACTGACAGGTTTTATGGATAGGATGATGGGATACCGtatgtttctctgtgtgtttgtgtgaagAGTAGATTCAACTGATGCATTTTACTtctgactttaaaaaagaaGCTGTTTCACACGCACCAGCTAATACAGCATAGCTGAAAAACAGTAATATAATTATATGATCACTTACAATTGCATCCCTTTCTACCTATAAATACATGAGGACGGCAGTATGTGTTTCCTACATCTAACTCTTTAATGAGTCCTTTAAGGTGAATTTGGAAGATGTATGATTAGTGATACTTGCCATACTTGCCTACCAGTGAAATCTGGCTAGCTCCTGCATGAAAACACTAAGTCTAGTTGTTATGAAATGAACAAACCAAAAATGTGACTATTAAATATATATGCCTTAAACAGCTCCTAAAGCAACTTATTCTAAAGCAGTCTTATGTCACACCTTCCACATTCCAGCCCAGTGAGaacttctggggtttttttagttggttggttggttggttggttggttggttggttggttgagaTACCAGGCCTCAACATGCCCTAATATAAATTCCACTAAAATTCTGGTTGTATTTAGACACCAGTGCTGGCTGGAAACATCAAGACATAGTTAAAAATGCATACAACATCACACAGCCACACCTTGTGGCTGGTGAAAGTTAAATAGTGTAGCAGGACCTGACCTCCAGGTTCTATGAACAGCATCACTGCTCTTGGCAGctcaaacacagaacaaaacgCTGCCTCTTGTAGTCATTAGCCTCTGTGCACCCAGTTTGACCACACATAAAAGGCCCAACGTGAGTGCAAACCTTGGAGAATCAACCAATCAGAATCAACCAATATGCTGTAAATTTCTTTCCAAAGATAAATTAGACGACTAACGTAACAGGATTGATGCCAAGGCCATACTGCCATGGATGAAACCACAACATGGGGTACATCTGGTACAGCTTTGTTCAGGTCAAATTATCCAGCGAGGCTCTAACCCAAACAATAGGCAATAGGTATTTTGCCATTGACTACAGAGGAGGTACAGCTTCCACTCATTCTGCctctgtcattttaaaaaactgCTGTAACTCAAAACCTTCTGTTTTCCTGCCACTGAGTTCAACAGGAAGCACATATAATAgtttatgtttctttttcaaatcCACTTTAGTACACtatatgaaattaaaaaccTCAATGACCTTTAAAAACCATCACAGGACATTTAGTGAATCACGTGTTTTTTCCATAATAATGGAGATGCTGATTGTGATCTCTGACTTATGAAATCTCCCTTTCCTAACAGCCTCCAGAGGATCCTCTGCAACCCAGAACTCCTCCACCGCCATTCTGGTCATAGTCCTTCTACATGAGTCAGAGCTTGTGTCCCTAAAATCACTAACACAAAGACAGGGCTCTAcattaatatttgtgaaatacTTCCAGATTGTGTCTGCTAGCTCACAAGACAAAAACAAGACAAAGTAGTAAGATATCAGGTGGCAAATTTTAGAGACACCTAAAAAATGCTCCCAAAATATCAACATAAAGCTCATTAAAAATATGGGCATGGACCACCACATCCCACATGTGGATGTTCCGTGGTCCTTACAAGTGTGTGTGGCCAATTAGCAGTAACATCACAGTATGCAAAACCAGCCTGCACATTTTACAGAGAGCCTTGCCTCCCAACTACAACACACAGGCCTACACAAAACCCATAACACCACAACCTGCTCTTCTGGCATCTACTGGTGTGCTTGGGGTGCTAATGTGGATGGGATGTCCCCTTCTGCCTCAAGGAACCAGGGAGAAAAGGGATCTGTGATTCATCACTCCTTCCCATCCAAGCCAGCATGCTGGATTTCCTTCCATGCCTGGGGCTAGGCTGACTGCCAGATGAAAGGTCTGGTAaagttagttttgttttgtttttaattttaatcataCAGCAGGACTGGCAAGCTGCTCTGAGAGTATTTACTTTTCATCTGCCATCCGGGAGCTGGAGCTCCAATGGCTGCAGCTTTGGCTGGTCCCGGTACGGCTGTGAGATCAGAAACATCTCATTGATGGCACTGGTCCAAAGTATGGACAGGCCAGTGGAGAAGGCCTGGCCCtgactccagcagctctgctgacagaGGATGTGTACCACCTTCTGCCCACTCCCCTGGTAAGGAAGAACGATGCCTTCCATGTGGTCCTGCCAACACAGACCATCATCTACAGCCACCACTGGGCTTGTTGCACACTAAACTGCTCATCCCCATGGAAAGTGGTCCTGGAAAAACACTTCCAAGCTGGAGGTGACTGAACTGCTGCATGATGCTTTATCAGTATGCTGTCAGCACCTAATGCCACCAGATTTTATATTCTTTGTGTGAGTCAAATTTTGTAAACACATcatggcacagagctgaggctgATGAAATGGAGAAAGTCAGCTGTGAAGGTAATGGAAACATGTACATGTATGTATGAGTTATTCTAAAACAAGCCCGTGATGAGGAAGAGAGATTTACTGGTactccttcccatccctcacagccagctctaACACCTTTCTGCAACACATCACGGCTCACCTTGAGCGCCACTCATAGCACATGATGAGAACATCCTGCTTTGGTTGAAGAGGTGGGCACTGGCAGGAGGAATTTGTAAGAAGAGGCACTTGGGACAGAGGAATTGGCGTTGAAGACTTGAGTATGTCTTTGACTTCAACCACAGTGGTTATCTCATTGCAGTTCCCTCTTTCTACGCTTTTTACTTTAGCGTGAATGACTGCAAATAGAAAAACAGAGGAGTGAGAACAATAAACAGTCTTGGAAATTTAAGCatctcaaaattaaataaaatagattGCATTGGAagctgttgtttttgttgtgaaACTAGAACTACTTCTGCCTGTGTGGGCATGAACAGTGGCTTAGAATAACAGAGGCCTGATCTCAATTTGGTTTTCAGTAGGACTGTTGACAACTGTAAAATTAAACATGTGCTTAAATCTTTGCCAGATCAGGCCAACCGATCTTGCCTGgaatcacacacacaaacagctcCTTCAACTCAGACTTGAAGAACCCTTTGCATAAATCTAAGCCATTCTCCAGACACATCTGCCTATTTCCAATTAAGTAATGAATAATTTACCTCACAGACAGTTGTCTTTCCAATAACAAAATCACTTCCTGTAGATTGTAACCACGAAATATAGTCTTTTCTATAATATAAGAAACAAGGGAAGGCTAGAAACAATAGTCAAAAAACTAAGAGGCTTAGGATTTCCATTATTTACTTGAGCAATAccttttttcatcttttgccTTTGGATTCTCTACCAATAGTGAGATCCTTATATAAACGAGACACTGAAAAAGGCTGTTCTGAGTGTGAATGCACAATCATTTGTATTTTTACCTTTCATTGAGGAAAACTGCATGTCTGCACAGAAGCAAGAAGGTGAAGCACTGTAGATTGCTCTGAAATGATCCCTGGGCTAGCTTTGTACCTACAAAACTCTGGCATCACCTACCACTCCAGCATTTCATCTCTTCTCTCTTGTGAGAAATACCAGATTTAATAAATTAAGTATGATTTTTACATAAAGGATTTTGTCTCTAGGAAACGTCAAAACAGAAAGTGTTCTACTGTCCAAAAATTCCTCAGTGAAAGAAGGGTGAGAAGTGTATAGACCACAGGGTGATCAGTCTGCCCCTGCCAGGTTCAAAAGCCTCGACATAAACCTCATAACATTTGGAATAAACTTCATTCAAGGAAAACTGGAGACCAGCACTGTTAATGCAGTCTGGGGTTTATGTGCTACCTTTATCAGGACACAAAACGTGAGGAATTTCAGTTTCAGAGACTCACAATCCATTTTCAAGCCTGTTTGGTACAACTGAAAGTACAATTTGGCTGTATGTCttattttaaaggttttcagaaaaaaaaaggattgattttcaaaaaaaaagattgatttTCAACTCATTAAATCTTGTCCCTCAATTCACTTTCCATATAAATATTCTATCTCACAGGGTGCTGAATAAAAACTTACATCTCAAAAACAAAATCTTGATTTCACAAATTCAATGGAATTAAATTTTGGACTCTGACATACAGGTTCTACTCAAGGAATACTCCTACTGAAACCAGTGGAATCAGAATTTACACAGCTAACAACTGTATTTCATTTCTGAACAGACATTTGATATCACTACTTTTCATATGTTTCAGGAAACTACAGAAAATCATTGTTCCACCTAAACATATCTGTATGTTGTACTGACACAGATCAAAGAATTATATAAAAAGAGTAAGTCATGTAAATGCACCAAAATGCTATAATGAACAAAAATTGTACAAGTACCTAAGCAGAGGTTCAGCTTGATTATTCACACCAAACATGCTAACAAAGTAGCAAATAGCTACAAACTTGCTTTAATTTGATATCAAACAAATAGGAGCGAAACTATATTATAAACCTCCTGCAGAAGAACTAGATAAATGACTGGGAAAAAACCTGCCATTGAGAAAATACCCACAAAGTGCAAAATGAAGCAATACTGCATAAAAAATTCATAGTTAATAGGGGCTTTGTATTGACACTAGGTTTAATTTGGCATTTATCTAATCTTAATTAAAGTTCTTCCTGACTCACACCATCAGAAAGCTGAAGCAGGGGGAAGCCAAGGGGAAAGAGGGTAATTTTTGTTACCAATAGGTCACCCAACTATGAAACTATCAGCTATCTCCGTGGCTGGATGGTGCAAATTGTCACTGAATTCAGTTAATCTCTGACAATTCTGCACCAGCCAGAACTCAGGCTAATAAGTTAAAGCATATACAAATTTCTAAAAACTTTTTACTTTGCTGCAGCTGGTTCACATTTACGAGTTTTATTTGAGTAGAAAACCCCTGTTTATTCTACCTGCGGGATGAGAACAGGAGCTGGCCAAGTCATCACACTCACATTAGGCATAACTGCTTTTACTATTTACTAGAGTGACCTTTGCAGCAGGAACCACCCCTTCTGTGGAGCAGAAGGGTGCACATTACTGACATTTTACTGCATTTGTCAGAAACACACCATCATCTGTGCCATTACTACTACTGCAAGCACATGGTGTGTGCTACAGCTGGATTTTGGAAGAGGACAGCTAGGTATTCCCTGGCAAACACCCACTTGGAAAGGCTGTGTTGGAGCAGTCTTCCCATGCCATACTTGCTGGATGGTGCCTCGTGTGGGTTCAGcacccacacagagctgcctaACTTTCAGGGACACAAGGAAGATGTGGGGCAGGCAAAGTGAAGCATTTCCCCATGCACTTACTGTAGCTGTAGTTCTTGGCCAAGTAGGTTGACAGCGTAGGCTTTGTCTTTTTGCACCTGCACCGCTCTTcaaaggaagagaagggagaaaggTTGAGGGGTTTCAGAGGGACCCTGTCTCCAGGGAGGTGGAGGCGGGGGATCGTCCTAGGCTCACCCTGGCCACGGCTCCTGCAGTCAGGCTCCAGAGGTCTGTCCGGCACCATAAAGCCCTGTGTGAAGTCCGTCCACTTCACATCTGCAAACAGAGCCGCGTCAGGGAGTGAACACTGTCGGTAGAGGCTCCAGGACTGGAGCGTGGGGGTCCCGCAGCCCCCCCGTCCCAGCCCGGGGCGTCCCGCTGGGGTGGAGGAAGtcctccctcccacccctcGCTGCTTGCCCCCAGGGTTCTCACCCTCCGGCACGTCGGTGACGATGGCCTCGGGGGAGATGCAGACGCCGCGGTCGTAGACGGGGAGGTCGTCGCAAGCCAGGCTCTCGGGCCAGCTGTGGTTGTAGCGGCGCATGATGGGCTCGCAGCCGTCGCGGGCGCGCTGGCAGACGGAGCGGCACGGCTTGATGGGGTCGTAGAGGAACTCCAGGGTGCAGATGGGGGCGTACATGGCGCAGAGGAAGAAGGACAGGACCGGGCTGCAGCCGGTGGCCACCAGCTCCTCGTACTGTTCGATAGCGAGGACGGCGTTTTCCTGGGTGCTGTGGTGGAGGTGGTTGGGCATGCGGGTGATATTCCAGGGCATGGAGCGGCACATGGGGATGCGCACCGCCTCGCACGGCGCGCCCTGCGCCCGCGGGCTCACCCGCAGCCACAGGGACACCGCCACCAAGGCGCGCagcatcctcttcctcctgcttcttctccttgtccgccgccgcccgccgccgccccgcgggTCCCGGCGGCCGAAGGGCGCGGAGCGGCACTGCCTCCCGGAGCCCGGCTGCAGTCAAGTCGCGGGAGCCGCCGCGCCGACAGCCATGGACATCGCGGGACCGCATTTATACCAGTGGCACGAGTGACGTGGGGCCGATCGCGCTCCCTTGGCAGCCCCGCTCCTccggggggtggggggtgtgcGTGTATGTGTGCGTTTTGCTGTGCAGGCACGGTGACATCACCTCCACCCCGTTTAATCCCCCGGCGACATCACTGCGTCTCTCGGCCGCCGCTCCAGCTCCGTTTCAGTTTTCATCTGTGTCATAAATTCCTTCAGGTGGAAGGGGGGcgagggggagggaaggaaaccCAAACCACACGGTTCTGCCGCGGGGCTCTGCGCTCCGGCGCGGGGAGAGGGAAGGCGACGGTAGGAACCGCGGCTTCTTCCCGCGGGGCTGAGCTTTACACGCCGCGTTTTCTCAAGGAACAAGAAACTTTTTGCGGGCTTGAGGGAGTTCCGGCGGCTGTTCCCGACGCCTCCAGGGGGTTGCAGAATTCCCTCCATGAGCTCGGCACGGACGGGGAAAGGCGTGAAGCGCACGGGCGGACAGACGGGGTGGTGGCTATGGCCCGGTttgctcaggacaggggaagcggcggcggccgggccgaGACGggagcgggcggcggggccgctgtggggctgctgtgcgAACAGTCACTCCGCCGCTGTTCCCCACCAATCGCATCTGCACACGAGCGGAATAAGGGGTTTCAGACTTTTTCCCAacctgtttttttattttcctttccttggtgTTCCACGGCCACGCGCCCCTGGTGCAGAGGAGCCAAAGGGCTCCCTCACCGCTCACAGCCCACCTGTGTTCCCCCTTGCACGGAAAGACCTCCGGGCCCGTTCTTCCTTGTGGGAAATGCCGCTCCCCAGTCTTTGAGGGACCCGCTGAGATAAGAAGATTAACCCAGTGCCAGGTTATCCCTTGACCTGAGAGAGCCGCAGCGTGGCTCTGAGGTACCTGCCCCGGCCAGGTACCGTGGTGCCACGGATGTTGCCCCCGGCagatgcagcagagctgcagggacgCTGCACCTGTGGGGCACGGGCCTCCCCTTCCCTTAGTGGGTGAGGAAAGCACATCCAGGAAACAACAGCTGATACACCTAAGAGGGCAGTGGGAGATGAAGGAATGCATGTGGCGAAAGAATGCTTGGTGACACCGTCTGTCCGTGGGGAGGCACTGAAATGCCCCCCTCGAGGGCAACATTACAGCCGTTTGCCCCAGCAGGTCACTCCTGTTCGCgtatcccctccctccccaagcTCACGCAGAGTGCCCAGCGCTTGGAGCTCGCAGCcgcctctctgggcagccctggcgGAGCAGTGGGCACGGCCAGGGCGCCCAGACCCTGCCGGCTCAGGGGAACGAGGCCTGAGAGGGCGAGGGTCCCTGTCGCCTGTCACCGCGCTGCCTCGTGCCCCGCCGGCGTCCGGGCGCTGTGGCGGGCGCCTCTCGCCTCTGAGGTGATGCGGGTTTGGAGgcgggccgcccccgccccccggcACAGCCTGCCCGCCCGCCTGCGCGCCGTGTGCGGGGCGGCCGTGCGCCGAGGCAGCgcggcgcggagcggagcggagcaTGGGGCGGCCGGCGGCCGGGCAGCAGCTgcgcccggggccggggccgccgctgcggctgctcctgctgctgggcgtCCTCCTGCTAcgcggcggagcggcggcggcgacGGGGGCCGAGCCGTGCCAGGCGCCGCGGCAGTGGGAAGGGCGCACCGTGTTCTACGAGCACGGCTCGGGCCGCAACACGCGGGCCGCCGTCTCCTACGACGGCCCCAACCAGCGCCTCCGCAtcctggaggagaggaaggcACTCATCCCCTGCAAGAAGTAGGTGGCGGCGAGAcctgcggcggggccgggccgggccgggccgggccgggcggggcggtgAGGGTCGGCAGGGAGCCCGGAGGCGCCTCCCGGGGGGTGTGCGGTGATGCCAAGCCGGGAAGGGGGGGTCTCCCTCGGCCCCGCCGTGCCGGCGGCTCCTCCCCTGCGTGAGTCGGGGCCGGCGGGGGCGAGGCACAGCTGGCGCTAGGAAACCTGTCACCAACGTGGCTTGGATCCGTGTagatatatgtgtatatatttgtatatatatctCCGTGTagatgtatgtatatatatatagagagagagagatttatGATCAACGGTGTCAGCTTTTTACCTTCAGAAATACTCTCCCCCTCCCAGCTGTTTCGCTACTCAAATGGAATTTGAAACGAATCCAAAAATGTGTGGTATAATGGGTATCATGAGGTATAATGAATAGGTTATACTCAAACATGTGAGTAACATTATGGGGTAAGGGAGGAAGTTCTGGCTCAATAATTTGCTAACAAGTTTGAGTTACAAGTTCTCTAGGCCTTCTTGGTTCTTGTCAGTGCTTGGTCCTAAGCGCCAGGGTGTCAGGATGCATCCATTACCTGTGGTACAGTGTATTCATTCCCATTGCTCAACCCTGCAGGACCTTCCTGTTCTTCGTTTATACAGGATGTATCTGTTAAGCCCATAActaatccccaaaaaatccctgtgtCATTGTCTGTTTCTTGATTTGCTGAAAAACAAACGTAGAAAAAAGCTGACTAAAGAAGagcctctttttccttcctcagcctGCCAAGCTCAGGGTGGAAGAATTGATGGGCCTAGAGAGGCCTTCCTGAGTGAGACATTTCTGGCTGCTGAGTGTCAGTCACTTTCAGACAACATGTCAAAACATTCCTGCCAGTGTGAGAGTAGCAGGTCTGTCCatacctctgctctcccacctATGAATTGTTCAAATAATAGTGCATTCATCCTGGGGATGTTTGAGGCAAGGTAATGACCAGCCTACAAATGCTGTGTCATCCACACTAATGGTCTCTCCTGTTAAAAGATCAAtattcctttttcctgctgttttttttttccctgacaatCAATTTCATACCAACATCGCACAGTAATTGTTTTAATCTTTCCAAAACATGTGCTCTTCTGTGATCCTTTTCTCTCCAAATCCCCTGACACTTGTAGAACTGTTTTGTGTGTTTCATTTTCAGGCTTAACTGTCCCTCATTGTCAGCTTTTTTCATTACTGTTTTTGCATAGGAGCCACGTGAAGAATGTTCAAAGCAACATAGAGGTATTTGCTGGTGGTCTGCTGACATACAGCATGGAGTCTGACACTGGCCATGGGGTGCTCATGTTGCCTTATTCTGCAAGTCCTAGGTTAACTTTAACATTTGACAAGCATAAAATTGTGCCACAAAGCCTGATGCAAGTTTTTTCTAGATTCTGAGTTGTACTACACTTCAAGCTTATGTTTACTTTAtttgaaaactttattttaagaTTGAATAATTACTCTTCAGTTTAGACTGTGGGCCagattttgtctttttccaagatcttatatttttacatttttgat comes from Zonotrichia leucophrys gambelii isolate GWCS_2022_RI chromosome 2, RI_Zleu_2.0, whole genome shotgun sequence and encodes:
- the SFRP4 gene encoding secreted frizzled-related protein 4 codes for the protein MLRALVAVSLWLRVSPRAQGAPCEAVRIPMCRSMPWNITRMPNHLHHSTQENAVLAIEQYEELVATGCSPVLSFFLCAMYAPICTLEFLYDPIKPCRSVCQRARDGCEPIMRRYNHSWPESLACDDLPVYDRGVCISPEAIVTDVPEDVKWTDFTQGFMVPDRPLEPDCRSRGQERCRCKKTKPTLSTYLAKNYSYIIHAKVKSVERGNCNEITTVVEVKDILKSSTPIPLSQVPLLTNSSCQCPPLQPKQDVLIMCYEWRSRLMLLDGCLVEKWKDQLNRRFKRWEQRLQEQKRRTARSKSQNSGRSGQSGALKPQTKNTNPLISGPKKAIKTRNGQKEINPKKV